In Drosophila pseudoobscura strain MV-25-SWS-2005 chromosome 4, UCI_Dpse_MV25, whole genome shotgun sequence, the following proteins share a genomic window:
- the LOC6903442 gene encoding lysine-specific demethylase 7B — translation MCIQNCDNIKICDSNGSHHHHHQHHHHHHHRDAQDIVAVVEVVEGGENNVIHTSDPHYENFKSKLQLQSELNRKRQKSVKVKAPKLSNFKILMCCCYFIVIVMMI, via the coding sequence ATGTGCATACAAAACTGCGACAACATCAAAATCTGCGACAGTAAcggcagccaccaccaccaccaccagcaccaccaccaccaccaccaccgcgaCGCCCAAGACATAGTCGCAGTCGTTGAGGTCGTTGAGGGTGGAGAGAATAACGTCATCCATACATCCGACCCACACTACGAGAACTTTAAATccaaactgcaactgcagtcCGAGCTGAACAGAAAGAGGCAAAAGTCGGTTAAAGTCAAGGCACCCAAACTGTCAAACTTCAAGATTCTTATGTGCTGTTGCTACTTCATCGTTATAGTCATGATGATCTAA
- the LOC6903441 gene encoding sialin-like yields MEQEDNRPEWGKSVSKVCLLPQRVVLSLMGFFSLICTFTCRVSLSHAITILAISNRTTNSTNDLPEGVCPKEEVTEGGAAYKGLYEWSETQKGIILGSFYFGYIISHLPGGILADLYSAKWVVAFCVGVTGICELLSPIAINLGAYYLISLRVLMGIAQGPIFPGLNGLLSSWVPKKERSTLGTLCFSGSTMGIILSNACSGLLLQYFYWSVMFYVFGALSVIWFIVFAIICTNSPYAHPFIKPTERQYLAETVGNVNKNKPAIPWKPLLISISMLSLIISQMGHDWGYYVMVTNLPLYMADVIQFSIRSNGLATALPYVAMWIASLVSGVVADWLIRTEKMKLVTERKLFTLLSAFFPGLFMVAASYGGCNKALVVALFTISMLTMGLYYAGQKLSALDVSPSYSSTITAIINGLGSLTGLFAPPIIGLLTPDKNLVQWRIVFWASFLILTLSSIAFWFMGSADVQPYDPMYNKTEKPAENKNK; encoded by the exons ATGGAACAAGAGGATAACAGACCCGAGTGGGGGAAATCCGTTAGTAAGG TCTGCCTGTTGCCCCAACGTGTCGTGCTGTCGTTGATGGGATTCTTCAGCCTCATCTGCACCTTCACCTGTCGCGTTTCCTTGTCCCATGCCATCACTATATTGGCGATATCCAATCGCACCACGAATTCTACCAATGATCTGCCAGAAGGCGTTTGCCCGAAGGAAGAGGTGACGGAAGGTGGTGCGGCGTATAAGGGACTATACGAGTGGAGTGAGACGCAGAAGGGCATCATCCTAGGAAGCTTCTACTTCGGCTACATCATCTCTCATTTGCCAGGAGGCATTTTGGCCGATTTGTACAGTGCCAAATGGGTGGTGGCCTTCTGCGTGGGGGTGACGGGCATTTGTGAACTGCTCAGCCCCATTGCCATTAACTTGGGGGCGTATTATTTGATTTCCCTTCGTGTGCTGATGGGTATTGCCCAAGGTCCAATCTTTCCCGGACTGAACGGTCTTCTATCCTCCTGGGTGCCGAAGAAGGAGCGGAGCACACTGGGAACCCTGTGCTTCAGCGGCAGTACGATGGGCATCATATTGAGCAATGCCTGCTCTGGCCTCCTCCTGCAGTACTTTTACTGGTCTGTCATGTTCTATGTATTCGGCGCATTATCTGTGATTTGGTTTATTGTGTTT GCTATCATCTGCACTAATTCCCCGTACGCCCATCCCTTCATTAAGCCCACGGAGCGGCAGTATCTGGCCGAAACAGTTGGAAACGTCAACAAGAACAAGCCTGCAATACCCTGGAAGCCCTTGCTGATCAGCATCTCCATGCTCAGCCTGATCATTAGTCAGATGGGCCACGATTGGGGATACTACGTGATGGTCACCAATCTGCCCCTCTACATGGCCGACGTAATACAGTTTAGCATACGCTCCAACGGCCTGGCCACCGCCCTTCCCTACGTCGCCATGTGGATAGCTTCCTTGGTCAGCGGCGTTGTTGCCGACTGGCTCATTCGCACGGAAAAGATGAAACTGGTCACCGAGCGGAAACTGTTCACACTTCTGT CCGCCTTCTTCCCCGGCCTCTTCATGGTAGCTGCCTCATATGGGGGCTGCAACAAGGCGCTCGTGGTTGCCTTGTTCACAATCTCCATGCTGACCATGGGCCTCTACTACGCTGGTCAGAAGCTGTCCGCCCTGGATGTGAGCCCCAGCTATTCCAGTACCATAACGGCCATCATCAATGGGCTCGGTTCGCTGACGGGACTCTTCGCCCCTCCCATAATCGGGCTCCTAACTCCAGAT AAAAACCTTGTTCAATGGCGTATAGTATTTTGGGCCTCCTTCTTGATACTGACTCTGTCGTCCATCGCCTTCTGGTTTATGGGTAGCGCCGACGTTCAGCCCTATGATCCCATGTACAACAAAACAGAGAAGCCTGCAGAAAACAAGAATAAATAA
- the LOC6903440 gene encoding fibrinogen-like protein A: protein MRSSAFLVIVYGLLLQGESSLASEDQEIHVTPEVSLGDQCNGYCFSVLKPLLDYFTQLKEATDANNEMKDKINSLEVTISNLQSQLLNSETQIKNNIEQIKDKENQIKDKDNQIKDKENQIKGLREQMDLVAGVLAEKNDQLSTNRAINQTAENIPETCGSGTPNGVYQIKVRGIEPFQVPCVSDSSGWTVIQRRVNANENFNRSWADYKMGFGDLRENFFLGLEKIHRMTLLQPHELYIQLQDVNGSTRYARYDDFKIGSEEESYELISLGKYSGTAGDSLDYHLNMKFSTLDRDNDANEKGNCAQYYGGGWWFSGCAQSHLNGNYYKDGTSEVRDGIVWGTWKDYDFTISLTFSQMMIRPKTL from the exons ATGAGGAGCTCGGCTTTCTTGGTCATCGTCTATGGGCTTTTGTTGCAAGGAGAATCCTCCCTCGCCAGTGAAGACCAAGAAATACATGTCACGCCGGAAGTTAGCCTCGGGGATCAGTGCAATGGATATTGTTTTTCAGTGTTAAAGCCCCTCCTGGATTATTTCACCCAGCTGAAAGAAGCAACCGATGCcaacaatgaaatgaaagacAAAATAAACTCATTGGAGGTCACCATTAGCAATTTGCAGAGCCAGCTTCTTAACAGTGAGacgcaaataaaaaacaatatcGAACAAATCAAGGACAAAGAGAACCAAATCAAGGACAAAGACAACCAAATCAAGGACAAAGAGAACCAAATCAAGGGCCTCAGAGAGCAGATGGATCTGGTTGCTGGAGTGCTGGCCGAAAAGAACGATCAGCTATCGACCAATCGAGCAATCAACCAAACGGCAGAGAACATTCCCGAAacgtgtggcagtggcacccCAAATGGCGTTTATCAGATAAAGGTCAGGGGAATAGAGCCGTTCCAAGTTCCCTGCGTATCGGATTCCTCTGGATGGACTGTCATCCAGAGGCGAGTGAACGCCAACGAGAACTTCAATCGGAGctgggcagactacaaaatGGGTTTCGGCGACCTCCGGGAGAACTTCTTTCTGGGACTGGAAAAAATCCATCGAATGACCCTCCTCCAGCCTCACGAGCTGTACATTCAACTCCAAGATGTTAATGGAAGCACCAGGTATGCTCGCTACGACGATTTCAAAATAGGGAGCGAGGAGGAATCCTACGAACTGATATCGCTGGGAAAATATTCAGGAACAGCCGGCGATTCACTGGATTATCACCTGAACATGAAATTTTCCACTTTGGACCGGGATAATGACGCTAATGAGAAAGGGAATTGCGCGCAATATTATGGAGGTGGTTGGTGGTTTTCTGGTTGCGCACAAAG TCATCTCAATGGAAACTATTATAAAGATGGTACAAGTGAAGTGCGTGACGGCATTGTTTGGGGTACTTGGAAAGACTATGACTTCACAATCTCGCTTACATTTTCTCAAATGATGATAAGGCCAAAAACGCTATAG